ATTCCCCCACACCTTTACGCTCATTCGATGCATGCGATTCACGGCATAGATCGTGAGTCCGTCGTCAAGCTGGAGATTTTTTTGCTAAAGATTTATGCCAACGCAACCTGATGAGGTGAGAAGGCAGAGGCCCGTCGCAGTGCGATGGGTTAGAGTGCTCTGCCTATGAGAACCAAACCAATCCCCTCCGTTGGTCTCCCCTGTCGCCGCACACGGCGCGCCCAGCGGCTTCACCTTCAGCCTCGATCTCGGCGACCGTAAACATCACGCCGGCGTCCTCAATGCCGTCGGCGAGTTGGTCCACGCAGGTTCGCTCCTCAACACCCGGCCCCGTCAACCCAACCGCTGGCGGATGATTTCCGCGCCATCACCCGCCCCACCCCGTCCCAAGCAAAGCGATGCTTGCTCGCGGCGGGCGGCGGGATACACTGCTGCACGTTGGGCGCAAGTTGAATGCCGCTCCCCCATCCTCAAACCCAGCACATACAAACATGACCATCGCCCTTGTCGCCTTCCTTGTTATTGTTTCGCTCTTGTCAGTGCTTTTCATCATCCGCCGCTATCAGGCGGCGACGGCCGTGCAGCGACCGCAGATTATTTGGGCCGCTTGTGGCGCCGTTGCGTTGGCCATCCTGGTTGGTGTGCTAATCGGCCTCAGATAATTTCGGCGGCCATGAGCCGGGCGCGCCCTTTGAGTCAGGTCAAGCCAGGGCAAGCGGGCACGCCGGGAACGGCAGGACCGCCACCGAAGCGTCTTGGGCGCGTGCCGGCCCCTTTCCGGGCTTAAGGAATCGAAATCCGGAAGAAGCGGCGGAGGTCGTCCGACGGGATGGCCCAGTTCAGCGAGACCGGATCAAAGCCAAACGTGCCGGTGCGTTCCACGGTCCAGTCGGCCAGTGGCAAAGCCAGATTGGTGCTGGCCAAAATGGAATAACTCTGTCCCGCCGCGCCGCTGAAGCAGAAATTGAATTCGCGGCTGCCGGACAGGCCGGCGCCCTGGACGGCCGGTGCGGGCACTTCCGGCGCCGGCGCCGTCGGCACCACGGCCGACCAGCTGGTGCCCAGGCCAATGGCGCCGTAATCAAATTGTTTGCCGCTGTAACCGCCGCGCAAAAAAAACCGGTCGAAACTGAAATCGCCGGAAACGCCGCCGAGGTAGGTCGTCGCGGAACTTTGACTGTTCTCGCCAGCGGTCGTGTCGGGATCAAGCCACACGGTCAGGGTGTCGTCGGCATTGGCGTGGTAATCAATCCGCGCCACGAGCAAATGCACCTGCGCATCCACAAAAAGGTAATTGCCGCTGTGGTTGACGAGGTCCGCCGAGGTGCTGGTGGCGGGCGACCAAAGGCTGAACGCCCAGGCGGATGAACTGTTGCCGATCAAAACTCCCGTGGTGTCATCGCTGCGGCTCAATTGCAGTCCGCCGTAGGCACCGTTTCCGGTATCAAAATGCGCGCGAATCAGAAATCGCAGGTAGAGCGTGCCGCTGATGTTCCCACCGCCGATGGTGCCGCTGGCCGAATCCAGGAGCCCGGCGTCCGCGAACGGTCCGCCGGCGGACAGGTCGGGCAATGCCTCCAAGTTGGAGCCGTCGCCCTTGACGGTGACCGTCCCGCCGGAGGAGTGGAGCAATGGCGAGGTCAGCCCCGGAAAGGAAACGGTTGCCGCATCGGAAACACTCGCGCCAAAAGCATTGTCGAGCCCGAGCCATGAGCCGCCGGTGGCAAAACCGGTGCCATGAAAGGCTGTTCCCGGAAGATTGCCCGCCGCGTAATTGCCGAAATTGTCTTCCAACAGAATCTGGCCGGCCGCCCATCCCGAAGCCGGAAAAACGGTCAGGCTAAACTGGGCGCTGGCGGTGTTGGCGCCATCGGTCACGGTCAACGTCACCGTGCTGCGGCCGGTGCCGCCGGGACTGGGTGTGAGCGTGACGGTGCGGCCGGCGCCCGTGCCGTCGATCACAATGTTTTGCGTGGTCAGCAGGTTGGTGTTGCTGGACGACGCGATGACGGTGAGCGGATTGCCGCCGGTTGAACTCACCGTAAACGGAATGGCCGGGGTCGGCGTGGACGCAGCGGTGGTCTGGTTGGGCACCGTGGAAATGCCGACGGTGTTGTTGAGCGTCAGGTTGGAGAAAACCGCCTGGTTGTAATGGGTGTCATCCACGGCATTGGTGGCAGCGATAGCCGCCGTGACAGCCAAACCCACGTAGGCCTGCGCATTGAATCCCGGAATGCTCACCGCCGCCACCTGGGTCCACTGCGCGCCGCTCGTGGAGGCGTAGGCGATGAAGCTGTCGCCCGTGCGCAGCAAGCGCAACCAGCATGGCGCCGTGAATCCGGAGATGGTCGTGGTTTGTGCCGCCGCACCGGCGGTGGACCGGCTTTGAAACACCAGATGATTGTCGGCGGTCAGGGCAATCACGGCGTTGCGCGCGGTGGCGTCCAGACCTTCGCTGAACAGGATGCCGGCTTCCGCACCCGCGCTGGCGGATGGTTGGCCGGTCAGGCGCACCACCAATTGGGCATTGCTGACGCAGGGCTGATAAAGATAGTGAAAACCGTCGTTGGTGCCGCCGATGCCCGCGCCGCCGCCGCGCACGAGCCAGACGGCATTGGACGACGTGGACGCGCCCTCAATGACGTTGCCGCTGGCACCGACACAGCCGATGTCACCGGAGGTCCACGGGCTGGAAGCCGAAGCGAACGTGGCGACCAGCACATTGCTCGTCAGCACGGAACTTTCCGGCAAAGTCACTTCAAAGACATCGGCATCCGGCGCGCCGTTGGCCGCCCCGAGCGGCATCGCCGTGGTGTTTTTCACGCGCCGCATGACCGGGCCGATGGGCTGGCCGTTCAGCGTGACTTGTGCCGGGGCAAGGTCATCCGGCCAGTGGGGCGGACGATGCAGCCGCGCCACCCATGAACGTTGGGTGAGCGCACCGGTGAAGGTGCCGGCGGCCGGAGCAATCGCAACGGAAACGGTTTTCGCCGCGTCATCCGCCCACGTTTTGAGGGTGGTGGTGCGGAACTGACCCGCTTGGTAAGCCGTGGTCAGGGTGTCATCCTCGTAAAGCGTCGTCTGGTCGGTTTCCGTGGTGCTCGGATACACGTCCAGCGTGACAGGATCCCAGGGCAACTGCCCGGTGTATTCCATTTGCGGCGCGAGCGCAAAGATCGAACCGGAACGGATGAACAAGGGGATCTGGCCGAGCGGGGCGTCCACGGCGGCGGTGGCCGGGCCGTTCACGGTGGCGCCGGTCCAGGCATTGATCCATTTGCCCGGCGGAACCCAAAGGGTCCGGGACGGATTTGCCCCGAGCGATTGCAACGCAATCACGTCTTTGCCGCCCAACTGCAAATACTCGAGGCGCAGCGAGCAGGTTTGGCCGGCTTTTAGGATGCTGCTGGACGTCGTGGTGACGGAGTCATTGGGGCCCCAATTGTCGATGCAAAGCTGGTTGTCCACCCAGACGCGCACGCCGTCGTCGGACAACGCGGCCAAATGCACGTCGCCGGCTCCGGGCGGGATGGTGAGGTTGCCAATCCACCGCACGGTGAAATTTTGCGCCGGCACGGAACCGCCGGGGCTGCCGCTGTTCCAATTGAAATCAAGGTTGGGATCCACCCGCGTCAACGTGGGCGCGCCGCTCAGGTTCGTGCTGGAAAAATAGGCGGCGTTCAGCCCAGGCTGGCCGTTTGTCGTGGTCAGCCACGACGACGGAATGGTGGTCGCGCCGCTGTCAATCATTGGGGCCACCAGCAGCGAATGGCCGATCAGGTATTGGTCCTCGCGGCTGGCGTCCGCGTATTGGGGGTAATCCAGATCCAAACGCCGGAGCAACGGTTCGCCCGTTTCATAATTCTCGTGCGCCGCGGCGTAGAACACCGGCAGCAGCCGATAGCGTAGGTTGAGCAGGCGCCGCGCCGTCCATTCGGCCTCCGGCCCAAAGGTCCACGGCATGCGCGTCAGGTTGTAGGTGCAATGCGGACGGTAGATGGGCGAGAGCGCGCCATATTCAATCCAGCGGATGTAACCTTCCGGAGTCGGATTGCTGGTGTGCCCGCCGAGATCGTCGCTTTCGTAGGGGAACAACGCTTGCACGCCCGAGTGAACGGCGTTTTGCACGGCGTATCGCAGATAGGTTGAGGAAGGGCCGATGTCGCCGGTCCATTGAATGGGATAGGTGTGCGCCGCGACGTTCATTGGCCGGTTGCGGACGCCGTTGTCGATGCCGTCAATGTTGGCCATGATCATCGGCCGCAAGGACGCGTTGGTGGCGTCCGTGGCGTCATGATAAACCCGCATCCCCCACACTTCGTGGCGCAAATTGGGCGAGGGCGACAACAAGCTGACGCCCCAGTTGCGGTCATACCACCAGACGTCCAATCCTTCGCCGAGCAGTTGTGTCAGGTTGGTGTAGCGATAAGTGACTTCCACCGGATCCAGCGCATTCGCAGCCACCGGTTCGGGATGATCGTTGAACATCACGCGGACGTTGGCGGCGTGCGCTTCGGAAAGGAAACGCGGCATGTCGGGAAAGAAATTGGAATTGGGCTGGTAACCGGTGGAGGCGTTCACGCGCCAGCCCGTGTCGCAAACCAGCGCATCCAGCGGAATGGAACGCGAACGGTAGGCGGCAATCTGGTCCAGTGCTGTGGATTCGGTGTAATCATACCAGCGGCTGTCCCAGCAGCCGAACGCCCAGAGCGGAATCATGCCCGTGTGGCCGGTCAGTTTGAGAAAATCACTGCGCAACTGTTGGTAGCTGCCGTTGGGCACAAACACATAAACGTCGGGGGCATCGTTGTTCGTGTCCCAGCCGCTCGTGGACGCGAGCGGCGCGCCGGGTGGAGCGGGAGTTATGCCCCAGCCTGGCGGCATCAGACGTGGCGAATCGGCAAACGACCAGGACGCTGGTTTCTCCGCCGGCCCCGGCAGCCAGACGCTGTTGTTCAGGCTGCCGTCATACGTGAAGTTGGTCTGCCCGCCCGGCGACGTCAGGTAAATGCCGCTCAAGGACGTCGCGCCAGAGGGGACATGCACCGTGTAGTTCGGCGTGGAGATCAGCACCTGCCCGGCTCCGAGATTGGTGGTGCTGGCGGTGCCCGGCCAGTCGCGGCTCACCACGTGAAACGTGGGACGGTCTTCAAATCCCTCCGGCCCCATCACCTCCAGCCGGACGAGGTTGCTGGACAGGCATTGAACACGGACGGAGCCGACAACCACGCTGTCGCCGGCGATGAGGTTCTGGCTGATGAGCCCAAGATTAACAACGGCAAACAGGGCAACGGTGGCAACTTTCATGTTATGGATCGATCGGACATTTCCCCGGTGCGGGGACTAAATGGAAAACGGCAAAAATGGTTCCGGCAAAATCACGGCAAACGGCGGACGGGGAAATCGCGTCACGGATTGATGTCCGTCGCAAAGTGGCTGGCCACGTAATACAGGTCTTCCTTGTCCGCGTTGGCCAGGGCACCGGCGCTCGAGGCGCCGCCAATGTTGTAATACTTGGAGGGACTCAGGCTGTTGGCAAAATTGATGACCAGTTGATTAACCCACTTGTGGGATTCCGCATGCCCATCGGCAAAGCTGAACGTGCTGTTGGCCCCGTGAAACGCCGCCGGCGAGTCAACCCATTGGGCGGTAAAAAACGGCGAGGGGCCAATGTCCGGTCCGCCGGGCTTCATGTCCCACGCATGCTGGTTTTCGATGTAGGTCGCGCCCCCCAACGACTGGGAAGCACATTCCTCCACCCACAAGAACCGGTCGCTCGCGTGCATCAGCTGGGATTCCTTGCTGATGGTTCCCAAGTGGCTGCCCGGAAAGGCGGTGCTGTCGCCGCCCACAAAGCCGCCGGCGCCCGAGTAGCTGTCCCAACAATACTGCGGCAAACTCTTCCGCACATCCCCGGGGCAATGCAGGACATCAGCGTTGGGCGCATAGGGATACAGCGGGCCGATTTTGTAGCCCTCCCGAAAACGCCATTGGATGGCGTCCTGACCCGAAAGGCTGGCGGGCGGCGTGGTGGGAACCAAATCGGCCTCCACCCGCCAGTTCGCCGGGTTGGCGCCCGGGATCGTGCTGAAACCCACCACCCGGCCGGCATTGTCACTCACATACATCGTCCACGCCAGGGCCAGTTGTTTCTGGTTGCTCAGACACGTTGCCTGGGTTGCCCGTTTCTTTGCGGCTGACAACGCCGGCAGCAGCAGCGCCGCCAGAATGGCAATGATGGCGATGACCACCAACAGTTCAATCAGCGTGAACCCGGCGCGCGTCCGGGCGGATTGACGGACCCTGGTTTTCCGCCGAAAGACCATGATTTCTTCGATGTAGATTTTCAACTTGTTCGTCCCGATTGAGGTTGCAAAGGCTGGCGGGGCCACCCCGGGACCCCGCCAGCTGTCCATGGCGCGCTGTTCCTTCAAGCCGCGGCCCGTTCCCAATGATTGCTACTGGCGCAGGCGATAAAATTCCGCCGCATTGGTGGTGGACAAAGGCTGCGGGTTGGATTGATTTGCCTTGTCGGTCCAGGGTCCGCTTACCGCAGGCGCACTTTGCAGCGTGCCGTCGCCGGTCCAGGAAAGCTGCCCGTTCTGGATGCTCAACCGTCCCGGTGGCACGACCGCGGGGAAGCCAAGGTCCTGCGCGGAGGCCGCGACGACCACGTTGGTAAACTCGGCAAAGGTCGATCCGTTGCCGCAACGCAGCCGGATGTTGTTGAACGTATTGTTCATGGAGACCGTCAACGGCGATTGCGGTTGGTTGGCCAGACTCTTGGAGAAGTCGGGATCCAGCCAGATGGACTCGGCCGTGGGGCCGTTGGAGGCATACACGCTCTTGATCACGAACGTATGCCATTCGCCCGGCACGATGGGCGTAATGGGCAACACATCGGGCTCACCCGCCTCCTTGGCATCCGCACTCCAATTCGTGGACAGCCAGGCGTTGCCGACCAGCAATCGTTCGCTGTTGTCCTGGAAGAAATGCAGGCCGCCAAAGGAGCCGCCGGCGTTGGGATCAGTTTGTGGGAAGTCGTAAAACACCATGCTGAACCGCGCGTAAAGCGTGTTCGTGGACGCGGGGCCGAAATTGCCGTTGAGCCAGCCGTTCTGCGAATCCCACAAGGTCACGTATGAGCCTTCGTAAACATCGAACGGCCCATCCAATTTTACCGGCAGCGTGGGATACGAATCCGCCGTAAAGGACC
This genomic stretch from Verrucomicrobiia bacterium harbors:
- a CDS encoding TIM-barrel domain-containing protein — protein: MKVATVALFAVVNLGLISQNLIAGDSVVVGSVRVQCLSSNLVRLEVMGPEGFEDRPTFHVVSRDWPGTASTTNLGAGQVLISTPNYTVHVPSGATSLSGIYLTSPGGQTNFTYDGSLNNSVWLPGPAEKPASWSFADSPRLMPPGWGITPAPPGAPLASTSGWDTNNDAPDVYVFVPNGSYQQLRSDFLKLTGHTGMIPLWAFGCWDSRWYDYTESTALDQIAAYRSRSIPLDALVCDTGWRVNASTGYQPNSNFFPDMPRFLSEAHAANVRVMFNDHPEPVAANALDPVEVTYRYTNLTQLLGEGLDVWWYDRNWGVSLLSPSPNLRHEVWGMRVYHDATDATNASLRPMIMANIDGIDNGVRNRPMNVAAHTYPIQWTGDIGPSSTYLRYAVQNAVHSGVQALFPYESDDLGGHTSNPTPEGYIRWIEYGALSPIYRPHCTYNLTRMPWTFGPEAEWTARRLLNLRYRLLPVFYAAAHENYETGEPLLRRLDLDYPQYADASREDQYLIGHSLLVAPMIDSGATTIPSSWLTTTNGQPGLNAAYFSSTNLSGAPTLTRVDPNLDFNWNSGSPGGSVPAQNFTVRWIGNLTIPPGAGDVHLAALSDDGVRVWVDNQLCIDNWGPNDSVTTTSSSILKAGQTCSLRLEYLQLGGKDVIALQSLGANPSRTLWVPPGKWINAWTGATVNGPATAAVDAPLGQIPLFIRSGSIFALAPQMEYTGQLPWDPVTLDVYPSTTETDQTTLYEDDTLTTAYQAGQFRTTTLKTWADDAAKTVSVAIAPAAGTFTGALTQRSWVARLHRPPHWPDDLAPAQVTLNGQPIGPVMRRVKNTTAMPLGAANGAPDADVFEVTLPESSVLTSNVLVATFASASSPWTSGDIGCVGASGNVIEGASTSSNAVWLVRGGGAGIGGTNDGFHYLYQPCVSNAQLVVRLTGQPSASAGAEAGILFSEGLDATARNAVIALTADNHLVFQSRSTAGAAAQTTTISGFTAPCWLRLLRTGDSFIAYASTSGAQWTQVAAVSIPGFNAQAYVGLAVTAAIAATNAVDDTHYNQAVFSNLTLNNTVGISTVPNQTTAASTPTPAIPFTVSSTGGNPLTVIASSSNTNLLTTQNIVIDGTGAGRTVTLTPSPGGTGRSTVTLTVTDGANTASAQFSLTVFPASGWAAGQILLEDNFGNYAAGNLPGTAFHGTGFATGGSWLGLDNAFGASVSDAATVSFPGLTSPLLHSSGGTVTVKGDGSNLEALPDLSAGGPFADAGLLDSASGTIGGGNISGTLYLRFLIRAHFDTGNGAYGGLQLSRSDDTTGVLIGNSSSAWAFSLWSPATSTSADLVNHSGNYLFVDAQVHLLVARIDYHANADDTLTVWLDPDTTAGENSQSSATTYLGGVSGDFSFDRFFLRGGYSGKQFDYGAIGLGTSWSAVVPTAPAPEVPAPAVQGAGLSGSREFNFCFSGAAGQSYSILASTNLALPLADWTVERTGTFGFDPVSLNWAIPSDDLRRFFRISIP
- a CDS encoding prepilin-type N-terminal cleavage/methylation domain-containing protein, whose amino-acid sequence is MKIYIEEIMVFRRKTRVRQSARTRAGFTLIELLVVIAIIAILAALLLPALSAAKKRATQATCLSNQKQLALAWTMYVSDNAGRVVGFSTIPGANPANWRVEADLVPTTPPASLSGQDAIQWRFREGYKIGPLYPYAPNADVLHCPGDVRKSLPQYCWDSYSGAGGFVGGDSTAFPGSHLGTISKESQLMHASDRFLWVEECASQSLGGATYIENQHAWDMKPGGPDIGPSPFFTAQWVDSPAAFHGANSTFSFADGHAESHKWVNQLVINFANSLSPSKYYNIGGASSAGALANADKEDLYYVASHFATDINP